The Panthera uncia isolate 11264 chromosome C2, Puncia_PCG_1.0, whole genome shotgun sequence genome contains a region encoding:
- the CRYAA gene encoding alpha-crystallin A chain, whose translation MDIAIQHPWFKRALGPFYPSRLFDQFFGEGLFEYDLLPFLSSTISPYYRQSLFRTVLDSGISEVRSDRDKFVIFLDVKHFSPEDLTVKVLEDFVEIHGKHNERQDDHGYISREFHRRYRLPSNVDQSALSCSLSADGMLTFSGPKVPSGVDAGHSERAIPVSREEKPSSAPSS comes from the exons ATGGACATCGCCATCCAGCACCCCTGGTTCAAGCGTGCGCTGGGCCCCTTCTACCCCAGCCGGCTGTTTGACCAGTTTTTCGGCGAGGGTCTCTTCGAGTACGACCTGCTGCCCTTCCTGTCCTCCACCATCAGCCCCTATTACCGCCAGTCCCTGTTCCGCACCGTGCTGGACTCCGGCATCTCCGAG GTCCGCTCTGACCGGGACAAGTTCGTCATCTTCCTGGACGTGAAGCACTTCTCCCCGGAGGACCTGACTGTGAAAGTGCTGGAGGACTTTGTGGAGATCCACGGCAAGCACAACGAGAGGCAG GACGACCATGGCTACATCTCCCGTGAGTTCCACCGCCGTTACCGTCTGCCGTCCAACGTGGACCAGTCGGCGCTCTCCTGCTCCCTGTCTGCGGATGGCATGCTGACCTTCTCTGGCCCCAAGGTCCCGTCTGGCGTGGATGCTGGCCACAGCGAGAGAGCCATCCCCGTGTCGCGGGAGGAGAAGCCCAGCTCTGCGCCCTCGTCCTAA